A part of Rhodohalobacter barkolensis genomic DNA contains:
- a CDS encoding MIP/aquaporin family protein, whose translation MLKYYIEFFGTFLLVTALGISGDPIAIGLLLAALIYIGADLSGGHFNPAVTLAAWAADEIPASGLTGTFTSQVLGALMASGFVWWLSGSTFVTQPNPSTSIAGFIAVEFVFSFLFILTFLSFVYPDRRRRNPLYGLMAGGMLGACYLFAEPYSGIGLNPALNIGFTSADTLNNGYSYYHLPIYILSPLVGGLAAAYAHVNISSRR comes from the coding sequence ATGCTCAAATATTATATCGAGTTTTTTGGCACCTTTTTATTAGTAACGGCTTTAGGAATTTCAGGTGATCCAATTGCAATTGGATTGTTACTGGCGGCACTTATTTACATTGGCGCTGATTTGTCAGGGGGTCACTTTAACCCCGCCGTAACACTTGCAGCTTGGGCTGCTGACGAGATTCCTGCCTCCGGTTTAACCGGAACGTTTACCTCTCAGGTATTAGGTGCATTAATGGCCTCCGGATTTGTTTGGTGGCTCTCCGGCTCAACTTTTGTCACTCAACCAAACCCAAGTACATCCATTGCCGGTTTTATTGCTGTAGAGTTCGTTTTCTCTTTTCTCTTTATTCTCACATTCTTAAGCTTCGTCTATCCGGACAGGCGACGAAGAAATCCACTCTATGGACTAATGGCCGGCGGGATGCTAGGCGCCTGCTATCTGTTTGCTGAACCGTACTCCGGAATTGGATTAAATCCTGCGCTAAATATTGGCTTTACATCTGCCGATACGCTTAATAATGGTTATTCCTATTACCATCTACCCATCTATATTCTTTCGCCGCTTGTTGGAGGATTGGCGGCTGCCTATGCACACGTGAACATTTCAAGCCGACGGTAG
- the hemC gene encoding hydroxymethylbilane synthase — protein sequence MSSKIRIGTRDSELATWQAKQVQSKLKEFGFEAELFFVKSEGDLDLTTPLTEMGGKGVFTKALDDALLENRIDIAVHSFKDLPTENPLPLTVSAVMEREDPRDALVAPKGVDFLEDESSKAIIATSSNRRKAQWLHRYPNHEITNIRGNVNTRLRKVNENGWNGAIFAAAGLKRIGLDNNISVYLDWMVPAPAQGAMAVMIREEDQKMLEITSQLNHKETAICTGIERELLNEMEAGCSAPVGAFAEIVDGDVHLSAIALKIDGSLQYDIEVSAPVHTAKGLGREAGRKLLDMGASEIVADLRS from the coding sequence ATGAGTAGTAAGATTCGAATTGGCACCAGAGACAGCGAATTGGCAACCTGGCAGGCAAAACAGGTTCAGTCAAAGTTAAAAGAGTTTGGATTCGAAGCTGAACTGTTTTTTGTGAAGTCGGAGGGAGATCTGGATCTAACAACTCCTCTGACGGAAATGGGTGGAAAAGGAGTTTTTACCAAGGCATTGGATGATGCGCTTCTAGAAAACAGGATAGATATTGCGGTTCATTCATTTAAAGATCTGCCTACCGAAAACCCGCTGCCGCTTACTGTTAGTGCTGTAATGGAAAGAGAAGATCCGCGCGATGCTTTGGTTGCACCAAAAGGTGTTGACTTTCTGGAGGATGAATCATCAAAAGCTATCATTGCTACAAGCAGTAACCGCAGAAAAGCACAGTGGCTGCATCGCTACCCTAATCACGAGATTACGAATATTCGCGGCAACGTAAATACCCGTTTGCGGAAAGTGAATGAGAATGGATGGAATGGTGCTATTTTTGCAGCCGCAGGTTTGAAGCGGATTGGACTGGACAATAATATTTCTGTTTATCTCGACTGGATGGTTCCGGCACCGGCGCAAGGCGCTATGGCTGTCATGATTCGGGAAGAGGACCAAAAGATGCTGGAAATTACTTCTCAACTAAATCATAAAGAGACAGCAATCTGTACAGGTATTGAGCGAGAGCTACTGAACGAGATGGAGGCAGGCTGCAGTGCCCCGGTAGGTGCTTTTGCGGAAATCGTTGATGGAGACGTTCATCTTTCGGCAATTGCACTAAAAATTGACGGGTCTCTACAGTATGATATTGAAGTGTCGGCCCCGGTGCATACTGCAAAAGGGCTGGGAAGAGAGGCGGGAAGAAAACTGCTCGATATGGGTGCCTCAGAAATTGTCGCCGATCTACGTTCTTAA
- a CDS encoding sensor histidine kinase, protein MSIRSKLAWTFILLLIFGITAISSYSILFIRNYLLSEGELQIVNDTEWLAITIQNLRLGSDFETNLNEAARTSGYQIAVYDEDGELFAEVPYHTERVAPELIDGLTTSFDQAENGVLLQNQSDNDLLRAFYELDSDLNPASYLLVSIEKDQIYAPIKTIRWIIYTGMFISIGLVILVSILFSRYISRPILQLESAARDIAEGNVDRTLNLDRKDEFGQLAKSLNRMAERFRADNEEMKKLYEKQSQFFADITHEIRNPLHTISGSLEMLELDSLSEEQKDHYLKTAARQAVRINRLFVDLKTLQHYDSDSHFIEKKPFDIKEIITQVISVYNSQAEKKGIDIEYNGSTGEVYADPNKIEQVLENLVSNAVKYTNDGKIVVSVEKDENQFTIHIKDSGIGISNEHLERLFDRFYRTDKARSRDKGGTGLGLAVVKSILSAHGSDIQVKSKPGKGSDFWFTLPSA, encoded by the coding sequence ATGAGTATTCGCTCCAAACTGGCCTGGACGTTTATTTTGCTGTTAATTTTTGGCATTACAGCAATTAGCAGTTATTCCATTCTTTTTATTCGAAACTATCTTCTCAGTGAAGGGGAGCTTCAAATTGTGAATGATACCGAGTGGCTGGCCATCACCATTCAAAATCTGCGACTGGGCAGTGATTTTGAGACGAACCTGAACGAAGCGGCTCGAACATCAGGATACCAAATAGCAGTGTACGATGAGGATGGAGAGCTCTTTGCAGAGGTGCCTTACCATACCGAAAGAGTGGCGCCCGAACTGATTGATGGCTTAACAACGTCGTTCGATCAGGCCGAGAATGGCGTCTTGTTGCAGAATCAATCAGATAACGATCTTTTACGCGCATTTTATGAATTGGACAGTGATTTAAATCCGGCCAGTTATCTCTTGGTCAGTATAGAAAAAGATCAGATTTACGCACCTATTAAAACGATTCGATGGATTATCTACACCGGAATGTTCATTTCAATCGGGCTGGTCATTTTAGTGAGCATTCTCTTTTCGCGCTACATATCGAGGCCCATCCTGCAGTTAGAGTCTGCCGCGAGGGATATTGCAGAAGGTAACGTTGACCGGACATTGAACCTAGACAGAAAAGATGAATTTGGACAGTTGGCAAAATCATTGAACCGAATGGCAGAACGATTCAGGGCAGACAATGAAGAGATGAAAAAGCTGTACGAGAAGCAGAGTCAATTCTTTGCAGATATCACCCACGAAATCAGAAATCCGTTGCATACTATCTCAGGTTCACTCGAAATGCTGGAGTTGGACTCTTTGTCGGAAGAACAGAAGGATCATTACCTGAAAACCGCTGCCCGGCAGGCTGTACGAATTAACCGGCTATTTGTTGACCTTAAAACCCTTCAGCACTACGATTCAGATTCTCATTTTATTGAGAAAAAGCCATTTGATATCAAAGAAATAATCACTCAGGTAATCAGTGTGTACAATTCTCAGGCTGAGAAAAAAGGAATTGATATAGAGTATAATGGCAGCACAGGGGAGGTTTATGCAGATCCTAACAAAATTGAACAGGTTCTGGAAAATCTGGTTTCAAACGCTGTTAAGTATACCAATGATGGGAAGATTGTGGTTTCGGTAGAGAAAGATGAAAACCAATTCACCATACATATAAAAGATTCAGGAATTGGAATATCCAATGAACATCTTGAGAGGTTATTTGATCGATTTTACCGGACAGATAAAGCACGTTCCAGGGATAAGGGAGGGACAGGTTTGGGCCTCGCTGTTGTAAAAAGCATTCTGAGTGCCCACGGATCTGACATTCAAGTTAAGAGCAAGCCCGGTAAGGGATCAGATTTTTGGTTTACCCTACCGTCGGCTTGA
- the hemF gene encoding oxygen-dependent coproporphyrinogen oxidase, whose protein sequence is MRDSFTSYIENLQDEICSAFEEVDSTAKFREDNWSRKGGGGGRTRVIEKGDVFEKGGVNISTVHGELPDPIKEHFKVENGWFWAGGISLVIHPKNPMVPTVHANFRYFELYDDEEMKNAVDGWFGGGADLTPYYLFEEDAVHFHTELKKACDRHGEDLYPKFKKQCDEYFYNSHRGEARGIGGLFFDYLREDDERSLKDWHAFTEGVGSAFLDAYLPILKDRIQEPYNRAQRYWQEVRRGRYVEFNLIHDRGTLFGLKTDGRIESILMSLPPQVRWDYDFTPKQGSKEAELLHVLENPKDWV, encoded by the coding sequence ATCAGAGATTCGTTTACTTCCTACATTGAAAATCTCCAGGACGAAATCTGTTCCGCTTTTGAAGAAGTTGATAGCACAGCAAAATTCCGTGAGGACAACTGGAGTCGAAAAGGAGGGGGTGGCGGAAGAACACGTGTGATTGAAAAGGGAGATGTATTTGAAAAGGGAGGAGTAAATATTTCTACGGTGCACGGAGAACTGCCCGACCCGATAAAAGAACACTTTAAGGTTGAGAACGGATGGTTTTGGGCGGGCGGAATTTCCTTGGTTATTCATCCCAAAAACCCGATGGTGCCAACCGTACATGCTAACTTCAGATATTTCGAGCTCTATGATGATGAAGAGATGAAAAATGCTGTGGATGGCTGGTTTGGCGGTGGCGCAGATTTAACACCCTACTATCTGTTTGAAGAGGATGCAGTTCATTTTCATACCGAACTGAAAAAGGCTTGTGACAGGCATGGAGAGGATCTCTACCCAAAATTTAAAAAGCAGTGTGATGAGTATTTTTATAATTCGCATCGGGGTGAAGCCCGGGGAATTGGCGGGCTGTTTTTCGACTACCTGAGGGAAGATGATGAGCGTTCATTGAAAGATTGGCACGCATTTACAGAAGGTGTCGGTTCGGCGTTTTTAGATGCCTATCTGCCGATATTAAAAGACAGAATTCAGGAACCCTATAATCGTGCCCAGCGATATTGGCAGGAAGTTCGAAGGGGCAGGTATGTTGAGTTCAATTTAATTCATGACCGGGGAACTCTTTTCGGTTTAAAAACCGATGGAAGAATTGAATCGATATTGATGAGCTTACCCCCGCAGGTTCGATGGGATTACGATTTTACTCCAAAACAGGGATCTAAAGAGGCTGAATTGCTGCATGTTTTGGAGAACCCAAAAGATTGGGTATAA
- the hemH gene encoding ferrochelatase: MTDKMRIGVVLMNLGGPTHENNVRTFLRNLFKDEDIIKLGGGTAQNLFANVISKFRAPSVAEDYKEINGCPNGCTGNKHCFNRQNKEVSTCCSPINGLTEAQRRGLEKYFKKILPEHEVKVYTCMRYWLPFADQIMDDMVEDGITHTVLMPLYPQFSWTTTGSSFRDWENTLKEKFPNGEKPWKEFHVKNYYKNEAYLGAINDRIDEALGEMDEETRRKTHLIFSAHGTPLLEVRSGDPYTVEIKETMEAVMERREEKNSYWLGFQSKVGPQKWTQPNTEELVKRHLEYGIKNFLMVPIAFVTDHIETLYELGVELVEDLEEEGFEFESLKVMKGLNDHPGFIQALAEETLNSLKHEISPDAVQWDHVEITRKKEVTT, translated from the coding sequence ATGACAGATAAAATGCGTATTGGTGTAGTGTTGATGAACCTGGGTGGGCCAACCCATGAAAATAATGTGAGAACATTTCTCAGAAATCTGTTCAAAGACGAGGATATTATAAAATTGGGTGGTGGTACAGCCCAAAACCTGTTTGCAAATGTAATTTCTAAATTTCGAGCGCCATCTGTAGCGGAGGATTATAAAGAGATTAACGGTTGCCCAAACGGATGCACCGGAAATAAGCACTGTTTTAACCGGCAGAACAAAGAGGTCTCCACATGCTGTTCTCCGATTAATGGCCTGACTGAAGCTCAAAGACGAGGGTTGGAGAAATACTTTAAGAAAATTTTACCGGAGCATGAGGTTAAAGTCTACACCTGCATGAGATACTGGCTGCCGTTTGCAGATCAGATCATGGATGACATGGTAGAAGATGGGATAACGCATACGGTTTTGATGCCACTTTATCCGCAGTTTTCATGGACAACCACAGGGAGTAGTTTCCGTGATTGGGAAAACACTCTCAAGGAAAAATTTCCGAATGGCGAAAAACCATGGAAAGAGTTTCATGTAAAGAATTATTACAAGAATGAAGCGTACCTTGGTGCCATCAATGACCGAATTGATGAGGCGCTGGGTGAGATGGACGAAGAGACCAGACGTAAAACTCATCTCATATTTAGCGCACATGGAACACCGTTGCTGGAAGTGAGAAGTGGTGACCCCTATACGGTAGAAATTAAAGAGACGATGGAAGCCGTGATGGAGCGAAGAGAAGAGAAAAATTCGTACTGGCTCGGTTTTCAATCAAAAGTTGGGCCTCAAAAGTGGACTCAGCCAAATACGGAGGAGTTGGTTAAACGACATCTGGAATATGGCATCAAGAATTTTCTGATGGTGCCCATTGCATTTGTGACAGATCATATCGAAACTCTGTACGAACTTGGTGTGGAGTTGGTTGAGGATCTCGAAGAAGAAGGATTTGAATTTGAAAGCCTGAAGGTGATGAAGGGTCTGAACGATCATCCGGGTTTTATTCAGGCATTGGCAGAAGAGACTCTGAACTCATTAAAGCATGAGATCTCTCCGGATGCCGTTCAATGGGATCATGTAGAAATAACAAGAAAGAAAGAAGTAACAACGTAA
- the cutA gene encoding divalent-cation tolerance protein CutA — protein MFRNLRLVYITTKDRQEAKKIATALVEEKLAACANILDNMNSVYRWEGKVVSENECVLIAKTTYSNVLALTERVKELHSYEVPCVVTCNISEQEGNPDYLDWIVSSVKPLLPNDEKLKNS, from the coding sequence ATGTTTCGAAATTTACGTTTGGTCTACATCACAACAAAAGATCGGCAAGAAGCCAAAAAAATAGCCACTGCTTTAGTTGAAGAAAAACTCGCCGCCTGTGCAAATATTCTGGACAATATGAACTCCGTCTACAGATGGGAGGGCAAGGTCGTTTCAGAAAATGAGTGTGTTCTTATTGCCAAAACAACCTACAGTAACGTTTTAGCCTTAACCGAGCGCGTTAAAGAACTCCACTCGTACGAAGTTCCCTGCGTTGTTACGTGTAATATTTCTGAACAGGAAGGAAATCCGGATTATCTTGATTGGATTGTCAGTTCAGTGAAACCGCTGCTCCCAAATGATGAGAAACTAAAAAACTCCTGA
- a CDS encoding uroporphyrinogen-III synthase, translating to MKKRHKILVTRELTDQQLQLADDLGLDVTVEPAIRFEFRSNWSSVVNSIENAETRIFAFTSQNGVKAFQKLIDHGYKLPDGVVFYAVGDKTASALEELGYLALVPELSYGDQLGEKIVSDLKQTGVEDATVFHFCGNRRREEMRQVLEDTAINVKDLVVYETILNQLNVDSIDADGILFYSPSAVEAFRKSGGFRREKLPELFAIGHTTARELSIESGRNVHISPKTNTEDFLRFTAQVLRESRD from the coding sequence ATGAAAAAACGTCATAAGATTTTAGTCACGCGGGAGCTGACGGATCAACAGTTACAGCTGGCTGATGATTTGGGATTAGACGTAACGGTTGAACCTGCCATTCGTTTTGAATTCAGGAGTAATTGGAGTTCAGTTGTAAACTCCATCGAAAATGCGGAAACTCGAATTTTTGCATTTACCAGCCAGAACGGTGTCAAAGCTTTTCAAAAACTGATAGACCATGGCTATAAGTTGCCGGATGGTGTGGTGTTTTATGCCGTAGGTGATAAAACAGCCTCTGCACTTGAGGAGTTGGGTTATTTAGCTTTGGTTCCTGAATTGAGCTATGGTGATCAGCTTGGTGAGAAGATCGTTTCAGATTTGAAACAGACGGGTGTAGAAGATGCAACGGTGTTTCATTTTTGTGGAAATCGTCGCCGGGAAGAGATGAGGCAAGTTTTAGAGGATACAGCTATCAACGTCAAAGACCTGGTAGTTTACGAAACCATTTTAAATCAGCTGAATGTGGATAGTATTGATGCAGATGGAATTTTGTTCTACAGTCCTAGTGCGGTGGAAGCCTTTCGAAAGAGCGGCGGATTCAGACGTGAAAAACTACCTGAACTGTTTGCTATCGGCCACACTACGGCCCGGGAATTGAGCATCGAATCTGGACGTAATGTCCATATATCACCAAAAACAAATACCGAAGATTTTTTAAGATTCACGGCACAGGTTTTGCGCGAAAGCAGAGATTGA
- a CDS encoding nuclear transport factor 2 family protein: MSVKEKIEDVYQHVQNGTALDAFEQYYADNVTMILEDGTEVEGKDANRDRENEFFDSVEEFHGAGVVNITANEEEEATAVESWMDVTFKEGGRMKIEQVATQDWENGKIVRERFYGTQQN; encoded by the coding sequence ATGAGTGTTAAAGAGAAAATTGAAGATGTGTATCAACACGTCCAAAACGGAACAGCTTTAGACGCATTCGAACAATATTATGCGGATAACGTAACCATGATCCTCGAAGACGGAACCGAGGTTGAAGGGAAAGACGCCAACCGAGATCGTGAAAATGAATTTTTCGACAGTGTTGAAGAGTTCCACGGTGCCGGTGTAGTAAACATTACAGCAAATGAAGAAGAGGAAGCCACCGCAGTTGAAAGCTGGATGGATGTAACTTTTAAAGAAGGTGGACGAATGAAAATTGAACAGGTTGCCACTCAGGATTGGGAAAACGGCAAGATTGTTCGCGAACGATTCTATGGAACACAGCAGAATTAA
- the hemA gene encoding glutamyl-tRNA reductase: MVHPTVQDFVVIGINHWDAPVEIREKFSLSDEGKELLMEGARREGITSLFLVSTCNRTEIFAQNVSTRELIRLLTNYSYGTLDEFHRYGFEHEGERAVQHLFKVATGLDSQILGDLQIVKQVKEGYEQAARQEMVSGEFHRLMQHVFRAHKRSRSETTLGRGAATVAYAAVQFALRTFENLTNKNILLVGTGKIGKVTCKNLVNLGASKLTLINRTRDRAEFVADKFNLEVADMNQLPEQIADADLVIVATGADTAIIRPEHMQPSMENPKFKVMLDLSVPRNIDPNVATLDFVDVANMDMLGDVTDEAYKKREQQVPAVKNIINEELSDYKLWLNEQRVVPTIKALTRKFDSIREDELNFFKNKISTGDFDKIENMTRRIVNKIAAYSIEHLRDHHESEEVADMVAEMFKLEAKNGNHE, translated from the coding sequence ATGGTTCATCCAACTGTTCAGGATTTTGTAGTTATCGGGATAAATCACTGGGATGCCCCGGTAGAGATTCGTGAAAAGTTCAGCCTTAGTGATGAGGGAAAAGAACTTTTAATGGAAGGGGCACGCCGTGAAGGGATTACCAGTCTTTTTTTGGTGTCAACGTGTAATCGAACGGAGATTTTTGCTCAAAATGTCTCAACCCGTGAATTGATTCGACTGCTTACCAATTACTCTTATGGTACACTCGATGAGTTTCATCGGTATGGATTTGAACATGAGGGAGAACGAGCCGTACAGCACCTTTTTAAAGTAGCTACAGGCCTTGATTCGCAGATCCTTGGGGATCTCCAAATTGTTAAGCAGGTTAAAGAGGGCTACGAGCAGGCTGCCCGACAGGAGATGGTATCCGGTGAATTCCATCGATTAATGCAGCACGTTTTCAGAGCTCACAAGCGCTCTCGAAGTGAAACAACGCTTGGACGGGGTGCAGCAACGGTAGCTTACGCCGCAGTTCAATTTGCCTTGCGAACCTTTGAGAATCTTACCAATAAGAACATCCTTCTTGTTGGTACCGGCAAAATTGGTAAAGTTACTTGCAAGAATCTTGTAAATCTGGGTGCAAGCAAATTGACGCTGATCAACAGAACTCGGGATCGGGCTGAATTTGTTGCGGATAAGTTTAACCTGGAAGTTGCGGATATGAATCAGCTTCCTGAGCAGATAGCGGATGCAGACCTGGTTATTGTTGCAACCGGTGCAGATACAGCTATTATTCGTCCGGAGCACATGCAGCCATCGATGGAGAATCCGAAATTTAAAGTGATGCTTGATCTTTCCGTACCGCGAAATATCGATCCGAATGTTGCTACTCTTGACTTTGTGGATGTGGCAAATATGGACATGTTGGGTGATGTTACTGATGAGGCATATAAAAAACGGGAACAGCAGGTTCCTGCCGTTAAGAATATTATCAACGAAGAGCTCTCAGATTATAAGCTTTGGCTGAATGAACAGCGTGTGGTTCCAACGATTAAAGCGCTTACCCGCAAGTTTGACTCTATCCGAGAAGATGAGCTGAACTTCTTTAAAAATAAAATTTCGACGGGAGATTTTGACAAAATTGAAAATATGACCCGGCGTATTGTGAACAAAATCGCAGCTTACAGTATTGAACATCTGCGTGATCATCACGAATCTGAAGAAGTTGCAGATATGGTAGCCGAAATGTTTAAGCTCGAAGCCAAAAATGGCAATCATGAGTAG
- a CDS encoding enoyl-CoA hydratase/isomerase family protein, with the protein MPVSFKKDSYVAKATIDRPDAMNAINFDVMERLEVILTDLEQDPNVRLFVLTGSDDRFISGGDLKEFHSITDAEGARDMSIRMLNILERIENLKCWTLAAVNGHTYGGGWETILSCDFRVAKASAKFGFTQGKFYLPPGWGGLTRLSEVIGENLADYWLASHKVVNSKTALQAGLIQDLFADSEYELELEKLIQRLTLNDRTYIEYMKKRGKRKITDELEPFTRFWESEEHASRVSSFLNRNR; encoded by the coding sequence ATGCCTGTCTCCTTTAAAAAAGATTCATATGTCGCCAAGGCAACCATCGATCGGCCGGACGCCATGAACGCAATCAATTTTGATGTTATGGAAAGGCTTGAAGTAATTCTCACAGACCTGGAGCAAGATCCCAACGTTCGATTATTTGTCTTAACCGGGAGTGATGATCGCTTTATTTCAGGCGGAGATCTAAAGGAGTTTCACAGCATTACGGATGCCGAAGGTGCACGAGATATGTCAATTCGTATGCTCAATATTTTGGAACGCATCGAAAATCTGAAATGCTGGACTCTTGCTGCAGTTAATGGTCATACGTATGGCGGAGGCTGGGAAACAATTCTCAGTTGCGATTTCAGAGTAGCCAAGGCATCGGCTAAATTCGGTTTTACCCAGGGTAAATTCTATCTCCCTCCCGGCTGGGGAGGATTGACCCGTTTGAGTGAAGTTATTGGTGAAAACCTTGCAGATTACTGGTTAGCATCTCATAAAGTAGTGAATTCAAAAACAGCTCTTCAGGCCGGGTTAATTCAGGATCTGTTTGCTGACAGTGAGTATGAACTTGAATTGGAAAAACTGATTCAAAGACTCACCCTCAATGACAGAACCTATATCGAATACATGAAAAAGAGAGGGAAGCGTAAAATTACAGATGAGCTGGAACCCTTTACCCGGTTTTGGGAGAGCGAAGAACACGCTTCAAGAGTATCTAGCTTCCTGAACCGAAACCGTTAA
- the hemE gene encoding uroporphyrinogen decarboxylase — MSHNFPELKNDLFLRALNGEEVERPPVWMMRQAGRYLPQYMVLRKKYTFFERVETPELACEITIQPIDELEPDAAIIFSDILTVPQALNIDVQMVPGKGPVMGNPIRTVDDAFAILAEDVPEKLSHVMDAITLTRKELNGRVPLIGFAGAPWTLFCYMVQGEGSKNFDKAKSFLYQHPDASRHVMKELTKATIDYLKAQVKAGAQAVQVFDSWSGLLSPDDFNEWALPYLMEITQSIKEVPVILFAKGSWYALERLSFKSGASALGIDWTISPEFAREKTRNEITLQGNYDPTHLLAPIPEIRKQTKRMIDRFGVQRYIANLGHGILPHVPVDHARAFVDTVKEYER; from the coding sequence ATGTCTCACAATTTTCCGGAACTTAAAAACGACCTGTTTCTCAGAGCTCTTAATGGTGAAGAGGTTGAACGTCCGCCGGTATGGATGATGCGGCAAGCCGGCCGGTATCTGCCACAGTATATGGTTTTGAGAAAAAAGTATACGTTTTTTGAACGGGTGGAGACTCCTGAACTTGCTTGTGAAATTACCATTCAACCCATTGATGAATTGGAGCCGGATGCAGCCATCATATTCTCCGATATTCTGACCGTTCCTCAAGCACTGAACATTGACGTGCAGATGGTTCCCGGGAAAGGTCCTGTGATGGGGAATCCCATTCGAACCGTAGATGACGCATTTGCAATCCTGGCCGAAGATGTACCTGAGAAGTTAAGTCACGTGATGGATGCTATAACTCTTACCCGAAAAGAGTTGAACGGCAGGGTGCCGCTAATCGGATTTGCCGGCGCTCCATGGACACTTTTTTGTTATATGGTTCAGGGTGAAGGGTCCAAGAATTTTGATAAGGCGAAGTCGTTTCTCTATCAGCATCCTGATGCATCAAGACATGTAATGAAAGAGCTGACGAAAGCCACGATCGATTATTTGAAAGCCCAGGTGAAAGCCGGTGCTCAGGCCGTTCAGGTTTTTGATTCATGGTCGGGTTTACTCAGTCCGGACGATTTTAATGAGTGGGCGTTACCCTATTTGATGGAGATCACTCAGTCGATTAAAGAGGTTCCGGTGATACTGTTCGCAAAGGGATCCTGGTACGCATTGGAACGGTTAAGTTTTAAAAGTGGTGCTTCTGCACTCGGGATCGACTGGACAATTTCACCTGAATTTGCCCGTGAAAAAACCCGAAATGAAATCACGCTTCAGGGTAACTACGACCCGACTCACCTGCTGGCACCTATTCCGGAAATCAGGAAACAGACAAAGCGCATGATTGATCGATTTGGCGTTCAGCGATATATTGCAAACCTGGGGCACGGAATTCTCCCTCACGTTCCGGTTGATCACGCACGTGCATTTGTTGATACCGTTAAAGAGTATGAACGGTGA